The Exiguobacterium mexicanum genome includes a window with the following:
- a CDS encoding Na+/H+ antiporter NhaC family protein — translation MVDYSTSVLSLVPALLAIIMAITTRKVIPSLGVGIIAGVLLLHNFNPLESIQYLWSNIIALFWADGAINEWNVLLIAFLLLLGILSSIIQTSGGARAFGEWAASNVKTARGARLVSFGLGILIFIDDYFNSLAVGNISRPLTDRKKVSRAKLAYTIDSTAAPVCVISPLSSWGAYIIAIIAGILAKYSIDSYSSFSAFIQIIPMNFYAIFALMLTAYVAYTGLAIGPMRTHELRALQGELYDSSKGAPMGMSEDIKEHDGGKVRDLIVPIIVLIIATVSAMLYTGGQALAADGQSFSLLGAFESTDVTRSLVTGAVISLLVALLLLIGRKIPAKDYGHATWAGIRAMWPAVLILLFAWTIIAVIGDMKTGDYLASFVTDSIAASYLPLILFAIAGLMAFSTGTSWGTFGLMLPIGADLIMAVDPELLLPTLAAVLAGAVFGDHCSPISDTTILSSTGAGSHHIDHVLTQLPYALIAAGVSAVGYLVLGITGSMWIGFFAAFATFVVVLVIAQIISKRGRVPADMRAERET, via the coding sequence ATGGTAGATTATTCAACTTCGGTACTATCACTCGTACCAGCTTTACTCGCCATTATTATGGCCATCACAACACGGAAAGTCATTCCGTCACTCGGTGTCGGGATTATCGCAGGGGTGCTACTGCTTCACAATTTCAACCCGCTCGAATCGATTCAGTATTTATGGTCAAACATCATCGCGCTATTTTGGGCGGATGGGGCCATCAATGAATGGAACGTGCTGTTGATCGCGTTCTTGCTCTTGCTTGGCATCTTGTCATCCATCATTCAAACGTCGGGCGGAGCCCGTGCGTTCGGAGAATGGGCCGCTTCTAACGTCAAAACGGCTCGTGGCGCTCGGCTCGTCTCGTTCGGTCTTGGGATTTTGATTTTCATCGATGACTATTTCAACAGTCTTGCCGTCGGGAATATTAGCCGACCGCTGACGGACCGGAAAAAAGTATCACGCGCAAAACTCGCTTATACGATCGATTCCACGGCAGCACCGGTCTGTGTCATCAGCCCGCTCTCGAGTTGGGGAGCGTACATCATCGCCATCATCGCAGGAATTCTTGCGAAGTACTCAATCGACAGCTACTCGTCATTCTCAGCGTTCATCCAAATCATCCCGATGAACTTCTATGCCATCTTCGCACTTATGTTGACGGCGTATGTCGCTTACACGGGACTCGCGATCGGACCGATGCGTACACATGAGCTACGTGCCCTTCAAGGAGAGCTCTACGATTCATCGAAAGGCGCACCGATGGGGATGAGTGAAGATATTAAAGAACACGATGGCGGGAAAGTCCGCGACTTGATTGTCCCAATCATCGTGTTGATCATTGCCACTGTTTCAGCCATGTTGTACACAGGCGGACAAGCGCTTGCTGCCGATGGTCAAAGCTTCTCGCTTCTCGGTGCGTTCGAGTCGACAGATGTGACACGGTCACTCGTGACCGGTGCCGTCATCAGCTTGCTCGTTGCGCTCTTGCTCTTGATTGGTCGTAAAATTCCAGCTAAAGACTACGGTCATGCGACGTGGGCCGGTATCCGTGCCATGTGGCCCGCCGTACTCATCTTGCTCTTTGCCTGGACGATCATTGCCGTCATCGGAGATATGAAAACGGGTGATTACTTGGCAAGTTTTGTCACAGATTCGATTGCAGCGTCTTACTTGCCGCTCATCTTGTTCGCGATCGCTGGTCTGATGGCGTTCTCGACAGGGACGAGCTGGGGGACGTTCGGTCTCATGCTTCCAATCGGGGCAGACTTGATTATGGCCGTCGATCCGGAACTGTTGCTCCCGACACTCGCGGCGGTGCTCGCTGGTGCGGTGTTCGGTGACCACTGCTCACCGATTTCGGATACGACGATCCTCAGTTCGACGGGTGCCGGATCGCACCATATCGACCACGTGTTGACACAACTTCCATACGCGTTGATTGCGGCTGGTGTGTCAGCGGTCGGGTATTTGGTCCTCGGGATCACAGGCTCGATGTGGATCGGCTTCTTCGCGGCATTCGCGACGTTTGTCGTGGTCCTTGTCATCGCGCAAATCATTTCTAAACGCGGACGCGTGCCAGCTGATATGCGCGCTGAACGCGAAACGTAA
- a CDS encoding peptide ABC transporter substrate-binding protein: MRNKKWLALSGVALLATAACGGGEESSSSSSDGSSSGDAKKEITLVSATDLPQLDPTLTTDSTSVIVTNNVFEGLYRLDENNQPVPGIAEDVEISEDGLTYTFKLRDANWSDGSPVTAEDFVYSWKRALNPETGAEYAYILQDLKNANKILAGEEELDTLGAKAVDEKTLEVQLEAPAPYFLGLTGFPTYMPQKQEFVEEQGESFASAVDKTLYNGPYVLDSWQDNEGWVYKKNPDYWDAENVKMETINVKVVKEVATGVNLFESGEVDYTLLSSEFVPQFQDSEEFKTRADARINFLRFNQKNEALQNVNIREALAKGFDKQGVTDVILTDGSQPANYIVAKDFTFTEDGADFREKYPDLQSYNVDEAKAAWDKGLAELGVETIELEFLSRDEEAFKKVNEYIKGELEKNLPGLTLNIKQQPFKNFLDLEGKGEYDVSAAGWGPDYQDPMTYLDMWVTDGPFNRMAYSNDEYDKLIQSAKQEADQMKRWETMQEAERILLEDDFAIAPIYQKGEAYLERSNIQNMHRHPFGADASFKWLDVN; this comes from the coding sequence ATGCGCAACAAAAAATGGTTAGCTTTATCGGGTGTCGCCTTGCTTGCGACAGCAGCATGTGGCGGCGGAGAAGAATCATCGTCGAGCTCGTCGGACGGATCATCATCGGGTGATGCGAAGAAGGAAATCACGCTCGTCTCGGCGACAGATTTACCACAGCTCGATCCGACGCTCACAACGGACTCGACATCGGTCATCGTGACGAACAACGTCTTCGAGGGACTGTATCGTCTGGATGAAAATAACCAACCGGTACCGGGAATTGCTGAAGACGTAGAAATTTCAGAAGATGGACTTACATACACCTTCAAATTGCGTGACGCGAATTGGTCAGACGGTTCACCGGTCACAGCTGAAGATTTCGTCTACTCATGGAAACGTGCCCTCAATCCTGAGACAGGTGCCGAGTACGCGTATATCCTTCAAGATTTGAAAAACGCCAATAAGATTCTCGCAGGCGAAGAAGAACTCGATACGCTTGGCGCGAAAGCGGTCGACGAGAAGACGCTCGAAGTTCAATTGGAAGCACCAGCCCCTTACTTCCTCGGGTTGACAGGGTTCCCGACGTACATGCCACAAAAGCAAGAATTCGTCGAAGAGCAAGGCGAGTCGTTCGCGAGCGCGGTCGATAAGACGCTCTACAACGGGCCTTACGTCTTAGACAGCTGGCAAGACAACGAAGGTTGGGTGTACAAAAAGAACCCGGACTATTGGGATGCTGAAAACGTCAAGATGGAGACGATCAACGTCAAAGTCGTCAAAGAAGTCGCGACGGGTGTCAACTTGTTCGAATCGGGCGAAGTCGACTACACGCTCTTGTCGTCTGAATTCGTACCACAATTCCAAGACAGCGAAGAGTTCAAGACTCGTGCCGACGCACGCATCAACTTCCTTCGCTTCAACCAGAAAAACGAAGCACTCCAAAACGTCAACATTCGTGAGGCGCTCGCGAAAGGCTTCGATAAGCAAGGTGTCACAGACGTCATCTTGACAGACGGCTCACAGCCGGCCAACTATATCGTCGCGAAAGACTTCACGTTCACAGAAGACGGAGCCGACTTCCGCGAGAAGTATCCAGACCTTCAAAGCTACAACGTCGACGAAGCGAAAGCGGCATGGGATAAAGGTCTTGCCGAGCTTGGCGTCGAAACGATCGAACTTGAATTCCTCTCACGTGATGAAGAAGCGTTCAAGAAAGTCAACGAGTACATCAAAGGTGAGCTCGAGAAGAACCTCCCTGGCCTCACGCTCAACATCAAGCAACAGCCGTTCAAAAACTTCCTTGACCTTGAAGGTAAAGGTGAGTACGACGTCTCAGCTGCTGGCTGGGGCCCTGACTACCAGGATCCAATGACGTACCTCGACATGTGGGTAACGGACGGTCCGTTCAACCGGATGGCCTACTCGAACGACGAGTACGATAAATTGATCCAAAGCGCGAAACAAGAAGCTGATCAAATGAAACGTTGGGAAACGATGCAAGAAGCAGAACGCATCTTGCTCGAAGATGACTTCGCGATCGCACCGATCTATCAAAAAGGTGAAGCGTACCTCGAACGCTCAAACATTCAAAACATGCACCGCCATCCGTTCGGAGCTGACGCTAGCTTCAAGTGGTTGGACGTCAACTAA
- a CDS encoding IS3 family transposase (programmed frameshift) — MSKKIFTSKEIDALAANPYVKSVSPKGITYTDEFKELFIAQTLEGKFPVEIFRGCGFDVEVLGERRMSSCKNRWTRAYRKDGVMGLRDTRSSNSGRWRDKELSTEERYAKLEAENKLLKAEVELLKEIRLAEGKRKAGLNASQKYELIQGVIIKHKMKGMVSHLCQVAGVSRQGYHAYFSERRRQTRQERESKDVALRDLVLKAFHFKKRKKGARQIKMVLSGHFGVTMNLKCIRRIMRKYNIVCPIRKAKPYKRLIKATAEHRVVPNRLKREFKQGTPYKVLLTDITYIFYGNGKRAYLSTIVDGSTNEVLAHQLSENINLDIVLDTLKRLRKNRRIRLDKDAFIHSDQGGHYTSPTYQKEVKRMKLGQSMSRRGNCWDNAVQESFFGHFKDIVELKACTTFDSLQREIRKTINYYNHHRYQWNMKKMTPVQYRNHLLESA, encoded by the exons GTGTCGAAGAAGATATTTACGTCAAAAGAAATAGATGCGCTAGCCGCAAATCCTTACGTTAAATCTGTGAGCCCGAAAGGGATCACGTATACCGATGAGTTTAAGGAACTTTTTATAGCACAGACGTTGGAAGGAAAGTTCCCTGTGGAAATCTTCCGGGGATGTGGATTCGATGTGGAGGTACTCGGTGAACGGCGTATGAGTTCTTGTAAAAATCGTTGGACACGAGCTTACCGAAAAGATGGGGTAATGGGGCTGCGCGATACACGATCAAGTAATTCAGGACGTTGGAGAGATAAAGAGCTGTCGACAGAAGAACGGTACGCGAAGCTCGAGGCCGAAAACAAACTGTTGAAAGCAGAGGTCGAACTATTAAAGGAGATCCGCCTGGCGGAAGGGA AGAGGAAAGCTGGACTTAACGCATCGCAAAAGTATGAGCTGATTCAAGGTGTCATCATCAAGCACAAAATGAAGGGGATGGTCAGCCATCTCTGCCAGGTGGCCGGGGTGTCACGTCAGGGATACCACGCCTATTTCTCGGAACGGAGGAGACAGACCAGACAGGAGCGCGAATCGAAAGACGTGGCTCTTCGTGACCTCGTTCTGAAGGCGTTCCACTTCAAGAAGCGCAAGAAGGGTGCTAGGCAGATCAAGATGGTGCTGTCTGGTCATTTCGGTGTGACGATGAACCTGAAGTGTATCCGACGTATCATGCGGAAATACAACATCGTGTGTCCAATCCGCAAGGCGAAGCCATACAAACGGCTCATTAAGGCGACGGCCGAGCACCGGGTGGTGCCGAATCGCCTCAAACGCGAATTCAAACAGGGCACTCCCTACAAGGTGCTTCTCACCGATATCACCTACATATTTTACGGGAACGGTAAGCGAGCCTATCTTTCGACCATCGTGGACGGTTCGACCAATGAGGTACTGGCGCATCAACTCTCTGAGAACATCAATCTCGACATTGTATTGGATACGTTGAAGCGTTTACGGAAGAACCGGAGGATTCGCTTGGACAAGGACGCATTCATCCATTCAGATCAAGGAGGGCACTACACGAGCCCGACCTATCAGAAAGAGGTGAAGCGTATGAAGCTAGGTCAATCCATGTCCCGACGGGGCAACTGTTGGGATAACGCTGTCCAGGAATCATTCTTTGGACATTTCAAGGATATCGTCGAGTTAAAGGCCTGTACCACGTTCGATTCACTACAGCGTGAAATCCGAAAAACCATTAACTATTACAACCATCATCGTTATCAATGGAACATGAAAAAGATGACTCCCGTACAGTACAGGAATCATCTCCTTGAATCAGCATAA
- the ade gene encoding adenine deaminase translates to MEKQHLIDVAAKKKKAAVVFKDVAVIDVYSRETIRTDVVVDAGYIVAIGDGYEGETEYHDPSWTLAPSFIDAHVHIESSMVPPHEFAKAVLPLGVTTVIADPHEIANVNGALGIEYMLADAKGLPLDVRMMLPSCVPATPFEHAGAKLYAEDLAPFLGDPGVHGLGEVMDYPSVESGSADMLQKIAQTEHVGKVVDGHASGLGPDQLNVYRTAGIMTDHECTTAEEALERVRRGFYVQIREGSVARNVEKVSRAITESNAHRFLFCTDDKHLDDLVAEGGIDYNIRMAIKQGVKPETAYAIASLHAAEAYGLKDVGAVAPGKRANFVILSDVQSVKIETVYVNGEVVAKDGKATFEADGIEVPKPMKGELKLPDLTADSFRLAVKEEAVDVIQVLPNSLLTKRQRLVFTPDASGADLAQDIATLAVIERHHGTGHMALAPVTGFGLKRGALAATVAHDSHNLVIAGVSPDDMLLAAETLEKVGGGVVAVSEGKVLAVLPLEIGGLMTKRPYAEVADVLEQLNDALDVVGAHRHFNPYLTMSFLALPVIPDLKLTDMGLFDVTTFSFIES, encoded by the coding sequence ATGGAGAAACAACATTTGATCGACGTCGCGGCGAAAAAAAAGAAAGCAGCGGTCGTCTTTAAAGATGTGGCGGTCATCGACGTCTACAGCCGTGAGACGATTCGCACCGACGTCGTCGTCGACGCCGGCTATATTGTGGCCATTGGGGACGGCTACGAAGGGGAGACCGAATACCATGACCCGTCTTGGACGCTCGCACCGTCATTCATCGATGCGCATGTCCACATCGAGTCGTCGATGGTACCTCCTCACGAGTTCGCCAAAGCGGTGCTTCCGCTCGGGGTGACGACGGTCATCGCCGATCCGCACGAGATTGCGAACGTGAACGGGGCACTCGGCATCGAGTATATGCTCGCCGACGCTAAAGGGTTGCCGCTCGACGTGCGGATGATGCTCCCGAGCTGTGTGCCGGCGACGCCGTTCGAGCACGCCGGGGCGAAGCTATACGCCGAGGACTTGGCCCCGTTTTTAGGGGACCCGGGCGTCCACGGTCTCGGCGAGGTGATGGACTATCCGTCCGTCGAGTCGGGGAGTGCGGATATGCTTCAAAAGATCGCACAAACCGAACACGTCGGGAAAGTCGTCGACGGTCATGCCTCAGGTCTTGGCCCGGATCAGTTGAACGTGTATCGCACGGCCGGCATCATGACCGATCATGAATGTACGACGGCTGAGGAGGCGCTCGAACGGGTGCGGCGCGGCTTTTACGTTCAAATTCGTGAAGGGTCGGTTGCCCGGAACGTGGAAAAAGTCAGCCGGGCCATCACGGAGAGCAACGCCCACCGGTTCTTATTCTGTACGGACGATAAGCATTTGGACGATCTCGTCGCCGAAGGCGGGATCGACTACAACATTCGCATGGCGATCAAACAAGGTGTCAAACCAGAAACGGCCTATGCCATCGCTAGTCTGCACGCGGCCGAGGCATACGGACTCAAAGATGTGGGTGCCGTCGCTCCGGGCAAACGAGCAAACTTTGTGATCTTGTCAGACGTCCAATCGGTAAAAATCGAAACCGTCTACGTGAACGGGGAAGTCGTCGCCAAAGATGGCAAGGCGACGTTCGAAGCCGACGGGATTGAAGTGCCGAAACCGATGAAAGGTGAGCTCAAACTACCCGATTTGACGGCGGACTCGTTCCGTCTAGCCGTGAAAGAAGAAGCGGTCGATGTGATTCAAGTATTGCCGAACAGTCTCTTGACGAAGCGACAGCGTCTTGTCTTCACACCTGACGCGTCCGGAGCCGACCTCGCCCAAGACATTGCCACGCTCGCCGTCATCGAACGCCACCACGGGACGGGTCATATGGCCCTGGCACCGGTGACAGGGTTCGGCTTGAAGCGGGGTGCGCTCGCGGCGACGGTCGCCCATGATAGCCACAACCTCGTCATCGCCGGGGTGAGCCCAGACGACATGTTGCTCGCTGCCGAAACACTTGAAAAAGTGGGCGGTGGTGTCGTCGCGGTGTCAGAAGGGAAGGTGCTGGCGGTCTTGCCGCTCGAAATTGGAGGACTCATGACGAAACGTCCGTATGCGGAAGTGGCGGACGTGCTCGAACAGTTGAACGATGCGCTCGACGTCGTCGGCGCCCATCGTCATTTCAATCCCTATTTGACGATGTCATTCCTTGCGCTCCCGGTCATCCCGGATTTGAAGTTGACCGATATGGGACTATTCGATGTGACGACGTTCTCATTCATCGAGTCGTAA
- a CDS encoding gamma carbonic anhydrase family protein, which translates to MQYKLGELIPHVDKTVFIAPGAHVIGDVTIGAHSGVWFNTIIRGDEGPIQIGSYVNIQDGSMVHQYEGSPTIIHDRVSIGHMAMIHGCEIEEGCLIGMHATVLDGAKIGKGSFIAAGALVTPNMQIPEGVMVMGVPAKVVRPLNDEDRFIMERTVNKYAKRAEQYLTTCEPLTSTQRL; encoded by the coding sequence ATGCAATACAAATTAGGAGAATTGATTCCACATGTTGATAAGACGGTGTTCATCGCACCAGGGGCGCACGTCATCGGCGATGTCACGATTGGCGCCCATTCCGGCGTCTGGTTCAATACGATCATCCGCGGCGATGAAGGACCGATTCAAATTGGTTCTTACGTGAATATCCAAGACGGATCGATGGTCCACCAATATGAAGGTTCCCCGACCATCATCCATGACCGCGTCTCCATCGGACATATGGCGATGATTCACGGCTGTGAGATTGAAGAAGGTTGTCTCATCGGGATGCATGCCACCGTTCTCGACGGGGCAAAAATCGGGAAGGGCTCGTTCATCGCCGCTGGTGCTCTCGTCACACCGAACATGCAAATCCCGGAGGGCGTCATGGTCATGGGCGTGCCCGCCAAAGTCGTCCGTCCGCTCAATGACGAGGATCGCTTCATCATGGAACGGACCGTCAACAAATACGCGAAACGGGCTGAGCAGTACTTGACGACATGCGAGCCACTCACATCGACACAAAGATTGTGA